The Malus sylvestris chromosome 12, drMalSylv7.2, whole genome shotgun sequence genome contains a region encoding:
- the LOC126593050 gene encoding putative 4-hydroxy-4-methyl-2-oxoglutarate aldolase 3, which translates to MATLATAEICDTNTTLVGSGGLRVLPPIFQVYGQSRAFSGPITTLKVFEDNVLVRQLLETKGEGRVLVIDGGGSMRCALVGGNLGQLTQNMGWAGVVLNGCIRDVDEINECDIGVRALASHPMKSNKKGVGEKHVPINIAGTLIREGE; encoded by the coding sequence ATGGCTACCTTAGCAACTGCTGAAATTTGTGATACGAATACAACTCTTGTGGGAAGCGGAGGTTTGCGTGTGCTGCCACCAATTTTCCAGGTATACGGACAATCCCGAGCATTCTCAGGCCCCATTACGACACTCAAGGTGTTCGAGGACAATGTCTTAGTCAGACAGCTTCTCGAAACCAAAGGCGAGGGAAGAGTTTTGGTCATTGATGGCGGAGGAAGCATGAGATGTGCTTTGGTTGGAGGGAACTTGGGACAGTTGACTCAAAACATGGGATGGGCAGGTGTTGTGCTGAATGGCTGCATTAGAGATGTAGATGAGATCAATGAGTGTGATATTGGGGTGAGGGCTTTGGCATCTCATCCGATGAAGTCGAACAAAAAAGGCGTCGGAGAAAAGCATGTTCCGATCAACATTGCAGGAACCTTGATTCGTGAAGGCGAATGA
- the LOC126593049 gene encoding guanylate kinase 2-like isoform X2: MGEAPAFFVDELQKGFANGFDVKSKGDETSVVVGNRTYVIGGACEESALSFGVCILDQSSGEWINPVVLGTKPKPSKGHSAVLLSEDRVLITKNGSSTDDFAWFLEVDTQYVRQQKKILGTEVVAWSKGVRGYAEKPIVISGPSGVGKGTLISMLMKEYPSMFGFSVSHTTRAPRAMEKDGVHYHFIERSVMAKEIEDGKFLEFASVHGNLYGTSVEAVEVVADAGKRCILDIDVQGARSVRASSLEAIFIFVCPPSMEELEKRLRARGTETEEQVLKRLRNAKAEIEQGQSTGIFDHMLYNDNLEDCYQSLKKLLGLDGTVTAAPKSASKVVDLPMDHSMTKIDNKIIINSRTPKLEKASTNTIVLDVSALKGGAPGRTRGLDIYTMDSFLDGLTGINQ; the protein is encoded by the exons ATG GGAGAAGCACCAGCATTCTTTGTTGATGAGCTGCAGAAGGGATTTGCAAATGGTTTTGATGTAAAATCAAAAGGCGATGAAACGTCCGTTGTCGTGGGCAACAGAACA TATGTGATTGGTGGAGCCTGTGAGGAATCGGCATTGTCATTTGGAGTTTGTATTCTTGACCAATCCAGTGGTGAATG GATAAATCCTGTCGTGTTGGGAACCAAACCCAAGCCATCTAAAGGCCATTCAGCAGTGCTTTTAAGTGAAGACCGGGTATTGATTACCAAGAATGGTTCCAGCACAGACGATTTTGCCTGGTTTCTCGAG GTGGACACCCAATACGTTAGGCAGCAGAAGAAGATTTTGGGCACTGAGGTGGTTGCGTGGAGTAAGGGAGTGAGGGGCTATGCTGAGAAGCCAATTGTTATTAGTGGTCCTTCCGGGGTAGGAAAGGGGACACTAATATCCATGCTCATGAAAGAGTATCCATCCATGTTTGGATTCTCGGTGAGCCACACAACCCGTGCTCCAAGAGCTATGGAGAAGGATGGGGTCCATTATCATTTCATTGAGAGGAGTGTCATGGCGAAAGAAATAGAAGACGGCAAGTTCCTTGAGTTCGCTTCTGTGCATGGAAATCTCTACGGAACTAGTGTTGAAGCAGTAGAAGTCGTAGCAGATGCTGGGAAG AGATGCATTCTTGACATTGATGTTCAAGGGGCAAGATCTGTGAGGGCTAGTTCACTTGAAGCTATCTTCATCTTCGTATGTCCACCCTCaatggaagagcttgagaagcGCCTTCGGGCAAG GGGAACTGAGACAGAGGAACAGGTCCTAAAGCGACTTCGTAACGCCAAGGCTGAGATTGAGCAAGGGCAATCAACAGGCATCTTTGATCATATGTTGTATAATGATAACCTGGAAGACTGTTACCAGAGTCTAAAG AAACTCTTGGGACTAGATGGAACTGTTACTGCTGCTCCTAAATCAG CAAGTAAAGTGGTTGATCTGCCGATGGACCATTCGATGACCAAGATTGATAACAAAATCATCATAAACTCCAGAACTCCAAAACTGGAAAAAGCATCCACCAACAC GATCGTGCTGGATGTGTCAGCCCTCAAAGGAGGGGCGCCTGGGCGGACCAGAGGGCTAGACATATATACCATGGACTCATTTTTAGACGGTCTGACTGGGATTAATCAATGA
- the LOC126593049 gene encoding guanylate kinase 2-like isoform X1: MSTDQGESRVAGIAFSMGEAPAFFVDELQKGFANGFDVKSKGDETSVVVGNRTYVIGGACEESALSFGVCILDQSSGEWINPVVLGTKPKPSKGHSAVLLSEDRVLITKNGSSTDDFAWFLEVDTQYVRQQKKILGTEVVAWSKGVRGYAEKPIVISGPSGVGKGTLISMLMKEYPSMFGFSVSHTTRAPRAMEKDGVHYHFIERSVMAKEIEDGKFLEFASVHGNLYGTSVEAVEVVADAGKRCILDIDVQGARSVRASSLEAIFIFVCPPSMEELEKRLRARGTETEEQVLKRLRNAKAEIEQGQSTGIFDHMLYNDNLEDCYQSLKKLLGLDGTVTAAPKSASKVVDLPMDHSMTKIDNKIIINSRTPKLEKASTNTIVLDVSALKGGAPGRTRGLDIYTMDSFLDGLTGINQ; the protein is encoded by the exons ATGTCTACTGATCAGGGGGAATCTAGAGTTGCAGGAATAGCTTTTTCCATG GGAGAAGCACCAGCATTCTTTGTTGATGAGCTGCAGAAGGGATTTGCAAATGGTTTTGATGTAAAATCAAAAGGCGATGAAACGTCCGTTGTCGTGGGCAACAGAACA TATGTGATTGGTGGAGCCTGTGAGGAATCGGCATTGTCATTTGGAGTTTGTATTCTTGACCAATCCAGTGGTGAATG GATAAATCCTGTCGTGTTGGGAACCAAACCCAAGCCATCTAAAGGCCATTCAGCAGTGCTTTTAAGTGAAGACCGGGTATTGATTACCAAGAATGGTTCCAGCACAGACGATTTTGCCTGGTTTCTCGAG GTGGACACCCAATACGTTAGGCAGCAGAAGAAGATTTTGGGCACTGAGGTGGTTGCGTGGAGTAAGGGAGTGAGGGGCTATGCTGAGAAGCCAATTGTTATTAGTGGTCCTTCCGGGGTAGGAAAGGGGACACTAATATCCATGCTCATGAAAGAGTATCCATCCATGTTTGGATTCTCGGTGAGCCACACAACCCGTGCTCCAAGAGCTATGGAGAAGGATGGGGTCCATTATCATTTCATTGAGAGGAGTGTCATGGCGAAAGAAATAGAAGACGGCAAGTTCCTTGAGTTCGCTTCTGTGCATGGAAATCTCTACGGAACTAGTGTTGAAGCAGTAGAAGTCGTAGCAGATGCTGGGAAG AGATGCATTCTTGACATTGATGTTCAAGGGGCAAGATCTGTGAGGGCTAGTTCACTTGAAGCTATCTTCATCTTCGTATGTCCACCCTCaatggaagagcttgagaagcGCCTTCGGGCAAG GGGAACTGAGACAGAGGAACAGGTCCTAAAGCGACTTCGTAACGCCAAGGCTGAGATTGAGCAAGGGCAATCAACAGGCATCTTTGATCATATGTTGTATAATGATAACCTGGAAGACTGTTACCAGAGTCTAAAG AAACTCTTGGGACTAGATGGAACTGTTACTGCTGCTCCTAAATCAG CAAGTAAAGTGGTTGATCTGCCGATGGACCATTCGATGACCAAGATTGATAACAAAATCATCATAAACTCCAGAACTCCAAAACTGGAAAAAGCATCCACCAACAC GATCGTGCTGGATGTGTCAGCCCTCAAAGGAGGGGCGCCTGGGCGGACCAGAGGGCTAGACATATATACCATGGACTCATTTTTAGACGGTCTGACTGGGATTAATCAATGA